In Deinococcus psychrotolerans, the genomic window ACGGATTATTCGCTAAAAGGGCAGCGCTCTTCCCAAGGCCGGAACAAAAAAGCTGCCTGCCGATGAAAGCGTTTTGCCTACTCTCAGAGCGTGCTGGCCTGATCGCCGTAGAGGTAGCCCAGATCCATCACCCGTTCCAAAAACAAGCGCACCAAGTCGCCCTCGAAGGCGCGGCCCGATTCGCGGATCAGGTACTCGCCGGCAGCGGCGGGTGTCCAAGCCGTTTTGTAGGAGCGGTCACTGGTCAGCGCGTCAAAAACGTCGGCGATCATCACGATGCGGGCGAGAAGAGGAATCTGGTCTTCCCGCAGTCCGGCGGGATAACCTTGGCCGTCCCAGCGCTCATGGTGGTGAAGCACGGCGTCACGGGCAGCGTCGGGCAAAAAGTCAAGCTGCCCCAAAATTTCTGCGCCCCACTGCGGATGCTGGAGAACCACGCCGAATTCCTCAGCGCTCAGCGGCCCAGTTTTGATCAGGATGTGTTGAGGAACGCGCACTTTGCCCACGTCGTGCAGCGTCGCGCCCCAGCGCAGCGCACTCAGGTCTTGTTCGCTCAGGCCATAAGCCTGACCCAGCCGAACGGCATACGACACCATCCGCTTGACGTGGTGGCTCTGGAACGTATCGAGGGTGGTGCCCAAGCAGGTGATGGTCTGCTCCAAAGCAACCTCGGCGCGGCGCAACTTCTCGCTGCGCTCATAGATCTCGCGCTCTCTGGGGCCGGGCAGCTCCAGACTGCCGCCGGTGCCGCCCTCGCCGCGCTGCCAAACGAGTCGAACCCGCTTCGACAAGCCGCCGCGCCCAATCGACGCTTCCTCGCAAACACCGCTCTGTGCATACAAGCCCTGGGGGTGGCTGCTGGGCGGCAACTTGACAAATTGGTGCAGCGGGCGGCCCAGCACCTGCTCGGGCCGCAGGCCGGTGACACCTTGCCAATTGCCGCCGAGCCGAATCAGGATGCCCGCTTGATCGAGCAAAAACAGCGCCGATGGCTGCAAGGCCAGGAGCTCGGCGTCATTGGCCTCGATGTCTGGTTGCTGGCCTTGCACCGACGGACGCTCTGGAAGACTCGCCTGTTCGGTCGCGCCGAGATCGTCAAAAGGGTAGCGGCTGAAGGGCCCGCTCAACCCTCATCACGCCTTGGCCGTGGTGCTGATTTGTTGTCGGGCCAGACGTTCATGGCCTTATTCTATGTCAATTTATTTGACAGAATTCTGACTGAATCCGACTCTTGGTGTTTGGCCTGCTCCAAACGCAACCCAGAGCGGCGTAAACAAACCTGCCGTGGCCGGTACGCTTTGCCGCTAAAGTGCGGGGCATGTTGCGTGTGTTTTTTGTAGGAGACGTCTACGGCAAGCCCGGCAGGCGGGTGCTGGCCGAGCAGCTACCCAAGCTGCGCTCCAACTTTGATTTCATCATCGTCAACGGCGAAAACGCGGCGGGCGGTTTTGGCCTCAACCGCGAATCGTTTGAACTCATCACGGGCGCGGGCGCGGACGCGGTGACGCTGGGCAACCACGCTTGGCACCATAAGGAAGTCTACGGGCTGCTCGACGACCCACGCCTGATTCGCCCACTGAATATGCCCTCCGGCACGCCCGGACGCGGCTGGAGCACTTTTGAGGTCGGCAGTGAGCGCGTCACGGTGGTCAATCTGCTGGGACGGGTCTTTATGGAAGCTGTTCACAATCCCTTTTTGGTGATGGATAGACTGCTGGGACAGCCCGATCTGGGCAGCGTGTTTGTGGATTTTCACGCCGAGGCCACCAGCGAAAAAGCCGCGCTGGCTTGGCACTTAGATGGGCGGGTTGCCGCCGTGATCGGCACCCATACCCACGTGCCCACCGCCGACAGCCGAATTTTGCCGCGCGGCACCGCCTTTCAGACTGACGCCGGATTCACTGGCCCAGCACACAGCATCATCGGCGCTGACCCGGAAGGCCCCATCCAAAAATTCCTGACCGAGCGCCCCCACCGCTTCGGCGTCAAAGAAGGCCCAGCCGAACTCAACGGCGTGATGCTTGAATTGGAGAAC contains:
- a CDS encoding TIGR00282 family metallophosphoesterase, giving the protein MLRVFFVGDVYGKPGRRVLAEQLPKLRSNFDFIIVNGENAAGGFGLNRESFELITGAGADAVTLGNHAWHHKEVYGLLDDPRLIRPLNMPSGTPGRGWSTFEVGSERVTVVNLLGRVFMEAVHNPFLVMDRLLGQPDLGSVFVDFHAEATSEKAALAWHLDGRVAAVIGTHTHVPTADSRILPRGTAFQTDAGFTGPAHSIIGADPEGPIQKFLTERPHRFGVKEGPAELNGVMLELENGKALTIERYHYEE
- a CDS encoding HD-GYP domain-containing protein — its product is MSGPFSRYPFDDLGATEQASLPERPSVQGQQPDIEANDAELLALQPSALFLLDQAGILIRLGGNWQGVTGLRPEQVLGRPLHQFVKLPPSSHPQGLYAQSGVCEEASIGRGGLSKRVRLVWQRGEGGTGGSLELPGPREREIYERSEKLRRAEVALEQTITCLGTTLDTFQSHHVKRMVSYAVRLGQAYGLSEQDLSALRWGATLHDVGKVRVPQHILIKTGPLSAEEFGVVLQHPQWGAEILGQLDFLPDAARDAVLHHHERWDGQGYPAGLREDQIPLLARIVMIADVFDALTSDRSYKTAWTPAAAGEYLIRESGRAFEGDLVRLFLERVMDLGYLYGDQASTL